One segment of Drosophila mauritiana strain mau12 chromosome 3R, ASM438214v1, whole genome shotgun sequence DNA contains the following:
- the LOC117144676 gene encoding uncharacterized protein LOC117144676, with amino-acid sequence MQWQLFTALVLFVAWSCPSHGVRISALEIERRLPQKQAKIGSRNYPIEYVLLPSARGGYRRRYIHSLGKAAPTTTERPLVRVWNSFVRSVQPAFSFRNLTNPLANFFNDGSANIIETSPVYLQSYDDDQELQLEEPAQVAPQTTKKRKRKRRKQQKRRPVYGSAENDDAYSPYDPYFVPPSPPRSAEPMFFYDTNSGSYYGVQRFSPQDFQTNFYGSFNIPPPREAEDVEGEPEEETPVMRRLGTRKVTLLRPLPLFSAKGQSSTKLVEVSKPEPPIENEETAEETDSSATGDAPTSDDENGDIEAHSPLSESMRNTLGTYMRDDSHTRQRQRLASDAAGDFDSAAKVSPRHHQRHLARLSSW; translated from the exons ATGCAGTGGCAATTGTTTACTGCCCTAGTGCTTTTTGTAGCATGGAGTTGTCCTTCGCATGGAGTAAGGATATCCGCCCTCGAGATTGAGCGACGCTTGCCGCAAAAGCAGGCAAAGATTGG CTCCAGAAACTATCCCATCGAGTATGTCCTTTTGCCGAGTGCTCGTGGTGGATACAGAAGGCGGTATATTCATAGTCTGGGGAAAGCAGCTCCTACAACAACTGAACGCCCGTTGGTTCGTGTTTGGAATAGCTTCGTCCGCAGTGTTCAGCCCGCTTTCAGTTTTCGTAACCTGACCAATCCGCTGGCCAACTTCTTTAACGATGGCAGTGCGAACATCATCGAGACGTCGCCGGTTTATCTGCAGTCCTACGATGACGACCAGGAGCTTCAGCTTGAGGAACCAGCTCAAGTGGCCCCACAGACTACCAAGAAACGCAAGCGAAAGCGCCGCAAGCAACAAAAGCGACGACCAGTCTACGGCTCGGCTGAGAACGATGATGCCTACAGCCCTTACGATCCCTACTTTGTGCCACCTTCTCCGCCACGGTCCGCAGAGCCTATGTTCTTTTACGACACCAATTCCGGTAGCTACTACGGAGTACAGCGCTTCAGTCCGCAGGATTTCCAAACTAATTTCTACGGCAGCTTCAATATTCCGCCGCCTAGGGAGGCAGAGGATGTGGAAGGCGAGCCTGAGGAGGAGACACCTGTAATGAGAAGACTTGGAACCAGAAAGGTGACCCTACTACGACCACTGCCCCTATTTTCGGCCAAGGGCCAATCTTCGACGAAGCTAGTAGAAGTCAGCAAACCGGAGCCTCCCATTGAGAATGAAGAAACCGCAGAGGAAACAGACAGCAGCGCAACGGGCGATGCACCGACTAGCGATGACGAAAATGGTGATATCGAAGCCCATTCACCGCTCTCCGAGAGCATGCGCAATACTCTTGGCACGTATATGCGCGACGATAGCCACACCCGACAGCGCCAGAGGCTCGCTAGCGATGCAGCAGGGGATTTCGATTCCGCCGCCAAAGTCTCGCCACGCCATCATCAACGACACCTTGCCCGGCTGAGCTCCTGGTAA